From the Chloroflexus aurantiacus J-10-fl genome, one window contains:
- a CDS encoding class I SAM-dependent DNA methyltransferase, producing MQAYDKGFAKVYDLRWSGFARQVAPLILDFYAATPIAQENKTVLDLCCGTGHLAVHFLARGYRVVGLDLSDHMLHYAREHARQYIQTGQATFIQGDASNFTLDERFGLVVSTFDSLNHLEHEQALYRCFQCVYAVCDGYFIFDLNTRRGLKRWNSIQVDDSDDDVLIINRGIYDGHSDKAWTKITGFIRLPDGRYERFDETAFNTVFDMAKVRDAMLAVGWKNVYFARIQDLRTPLDEPEKEGRVFIVAVK from the coding sequence ATGCAAGCGTATGATAAGGGTTTTGCCAAAGTATACGATCTGAGGTGGTCTGGTTTTGCCAGGCAGGTCGCTCCGCTTATCCTTGATTTCTACGCCGCTACACCGATTGCTCAAGAGAACAAAACTGTTCTTGATCTCTGCTGCGGTACCGGTCATCTGGCGGTACACTTTCTTGCCAGGGGATATCGGGTTGTGGGGCTTGATCTATCAGACCATATGCTGCACTACGCCAGGGAGCATGCCCGCCAGTATATTCAAACCGGTCAGGCCACCTTCATCCAGGGTGATGCGAGCAATTTTACGTTAGATGAGCGTTTCGGGTTGGTTGTTTCTACCTTTGATTCGCTCAATCATCTCGAACATGAACAGGCACTGTACCGGTGCTTCCAATGCGTCTACGCCGTATGCGATGGTTATTTCATTTTTGACTTGAATACACGACGTGGGCTAAAGCGCTGGAATAGCATTCAGGTAGACGACAGCGATGATGATGTCTTGATCATCAATCGCGGTATCTATGATGGCCACAGTGATAAGGCGTGGACAAAGATCACCGGGTTTATTCGATTGCCCGATGGCCGCTACGAGCGATTTGATGAGACCGCGTTTAACACTGTCTTTGACATGGCGAAGGTCCGGGATGCGATGCTCGCTGTTGGCTGGAAAAACGTCTACTTTGCCCGGATTCAAGATTTGCGGACGCCCCTAGACGAACCTGAAAAGGAAGGACGGGTGTTTATCGTTGCCGTTAAGTAG
- a CDS encoding dienelactone hydrolase family protein, with protein MTVSQPQGFLAVPTTGNGPGVLVLHAWWGLNDTIKMYCTQLAGAGFVAFAPDLYHGKVTDNIAEAEALAQALDANHRQVRAEIVQATRFLSEHADKATRGLAVIGFSLGAYYALDLSATCPEYIRSVVLFYGTGLADFSNSKAAYLGHFAANDPFEPQANIYSLEDALKQAGRPVTFYHYSGTGHWFCEPDRDQAYNPAAARLAWERTLHFLERGTTDDS; from the coding sequence ATGACAGTTTCGCAACCCCAGGGCTTTCTCGCCGTCCCAACCACCGGAAACGGACCTGGCGTATTGGTGCTGCATGCCTGGTGGGGGTTAAATGACACCATCAAGATGTACTGCACACAACTTGCCGGGGCCGGTTTCGTAGCCTTCGCCCCAGACCTTTATCACGGTAAGGTTACCGACAATATCGCCGAGGCGGAAGCTCTTGCCCAGGCGCTCGACGCCAACCATCGCCAGGTCAGGGCCGAGATCGTCCAGGCAACGCGGTTTCTTAGCGAACACGCTGACAAAGCTACCCGTGGCCTGGCAGTGATTGGCTTCTCACTCGGTGCTTACTATGCGCTTGATCTTTCCGCTACTTGTCCGGAATACATTCGTTCCGTCGTCCTCTTCTATGGCACCGGTCTCGCCGATTTCAGTAACTCAAAGGCGGCCTATCTCGGTCACTTTGCCGCGAATGACCCATTTGAACCGCAAGCCAACATCTACAGCCTGGAGGATGCCCTCAAGCAGGCTGGCCGTCCGGTGACGTTCTATCATTACAGTGGCACTGGACACTGGTTCTGTGAACCTGATCGCGATCAGGCGTACAATCCGGCGGCAGCAAGACTGGCCTGGGAGCGAACGCTTCATTTCCTGGAGCGTGGCACGACTGATGACAGTTAA